A stretch of the Lolium perenne isolate Kyuss_39 chromosome 3, Kyuss_2.0, whole genome shotgun sequence genome encodes the following:
- the LOC127344797 gene encoding trans-cinnamate 4-monooxygenase, whose translation MDFVFVEKLLVGLLASVVVAIVVSKIRGRKLRLPPGPIPVPIFGNWLQVGDDLNHRNLAAMARKFGEVFLLRMGIRNLVVVSSPELAKEVLHTQGVEFGSRTRNVVFDIFTGKGQDMVFTVYGDHWRKMRRIMTVPFFTNKVVQQYRAGWEAEAAFVVDNVRADPRAATDGVVLRRHLQLMMYNNMYRIMFDRRFESMDDPLFLRLRALNGERSRLAQSFEYNYGDFIPVLRPFLRGYLRLCEQVKETRLKLFKDYFLDERKKLASTKSMDTNGLKCAIDHILEAQEKGEINEDNVLYIIENINVAAIETTLWSIEWGIAELVNHPEIQQKLRDEMDAVLGAGHQITEPDTHKLPYLQAVIKETLRLRMAIPLLVPHMNLHDAKLAGYNIPAESKILVNAWFLANNPEQWKRPDEFRPERFLEEEKHVEASGNDFRFLPFGVGRRSCPGIILALPILGITIGRLVQNFELTTPPGVDKLDTTEKGGQFSLHILKHSTVVAKPRVF comes from the exons ATGGATTTCGTCTTCGTGGAGAAGCTCCTCGTCGGCCTCCTGGCGTCCGTGGTGGTGGCGATCGTCGTGTCCAAGATCCGCGGCCGCAAACTGAGGCTGCCGCCTGGCCCCATCCCCGTGCCCATCTTCGGCAACTGGCTGCAGGTCGGGGACGACCTGAACCACCGCAACCTGGCGGCGATGGCCCGCAAGTTCGGCGAGGTCTTCCTCCTCCGCATGGGCATCCGCAACCTGGTGGTGGTGTCCAGCCCGGAGCTGGCCAAGGAGGTGCTCCACACGCAGGGCGTGGAGTTCGGGTCCCGCACACGCAACGTGGTGTTCGACATATTCACGGGCAAGGGGCAGGACATGGTGTTCACCGTGTACGGCGACCACTGGCGCAAGATGCGGCGGATCATGACGGTGCCCTTCTTCACGAACAAGGTGGTGCAGCAGTACCGGGCCGGgtgggaggcggaggcggcctTCGTGGTGGACAACGTGCGCGCCGACCCCAGGGCCGCCACCGACGGCGTGGTGCTCCGCCGCCACTTGCAGCTGATGATGTACAACAACATGTACCGCATCATGTTCGACCGGCGGTTCGAGAGCATGGACGACCCGCTCTTCCTCCGCCTCAGGGCGCTCAACGGCGAGCGCAGCCGCCTCGCGCAGAGCTTCGAGTACAACTACGGCGACTTCATCCCCGTCCTCCGCCCCTTCCTCCGCGGCTACCTCAGGCTGTGCGAGCAGGTCAAGGAGACCCGCCTCAAGCTCTTCAAGGATTACTTCCTGGACGAGAGGAA gaaGCTGGCGAGCACAAAGTCCATGGACACCAACGGCCTCAAGTGCGCCATTGATCACATCCTGGAGGCGCAGGAGAAGGGAGAGATCAACGAGGACAACGTCCTCTACATCATCGAGAACATCAACGTCGCCG CGATCGAGACGACGCTGTGGTCGATCGAGTGGGGGATCGCGGAGCTGGTGAACCACCCGGAGATCCAGCAGAAGCTGCGCGACGAGATGGACGCGGTGCTGGGCGCCGGCCACCAGATCACGGAGCCCGACACGCACAAGCTCCCCTACCTGCAAGCCGTGATCAAGGAGACGCTGCGGCTGCGCATGGCCATCCCGCTGCTGGTGCCGCACATGAACCTCCAcgacgccaagctcgccggctacAACATCCCCGCCGAGAGCAAGATCCTCGTCAACGCCTGGTTCCTCGCCAACAACCCGGAGCAGTGGAAGCGGCCCGACGAGTTCCGCCCCGAGCGCTTCCTGGAGGAGGAGAAGCACGTCGAGGCCAGCGGCAACGACTTCAGGTTCCTGCCCTTCGGCGTCGGCCGCCGGAGCTGCCCGGGGATCATCCTCGCGCTGCCCATCCTCGGCATCACCATCGGCCGCCTCGTGCAGAACTTCGAGCTCACCACGCCGCCCGGGGTCGACAAGCTCGACACCACCGAGAAGGGCGGGCAGTTCAGTCTCCACATCTTGAAGCACTCCACCGTCGTCGCCAAGCCAAGAGTGTTCTGA